The Temnothorax longispinosus isolate EJ_2023e chromosome 7, Tlon_JGU_v1, whole genome shotgun sequence genome contains a region encoding:
- the LOC139816654 gene encoding ubiquitin-like protein 4A gives MKVIVKKLQGKECVVDILPSETVLELKHKVSDLLGIDVPQQRLLLTGKTLADENPLSFYPGIKDGSKLNLLVIKKAEEGSSEARALPQQKTGIHLLREEVSRVLRPYYTVSETESIVNELIKDLKNKVNNLSYDDLERLATALLQDQENVA, from the exons ATGAAAGTGATCGTGAAGAAGCTGCAGGGGAAAGAGTGCGTCGTTGAC ATATTACCGTCAGAGACAGTGTTGGAGTTGAAGCACAAAGTGAGCGACCTCTTGGGCATCGATGTACCACAACAAAGATTGTTGCTCACTGGGAAGACCTTGGCGG ACGAGAATCCGCTGAGTTTTTATCCCGGAATCAAAGATGGCAGTAAATTAAATCTCTTGGTGATCAAGAAGGCGGAGGAGGGCTCCAGCGAGGCGAGGGCCTTACCCCAACAGAAAACGGGCATTCATCTGCTGAGAGAAGAGGTCTCGCGAGTGCTCAGGCCGTACTACACGGTGTCCGAGACCGAGTCCATAGTCAACGAGCTGATAAAGGACTTGAAAAACAAAGTGAACAATCTTAGTTACGATGATCTAGAGAGACTAGCCACCGCGTTGCTCCAGGACCAAGAGAACGTAGCTTAA